One Cucurbita pepo subsp. pepo cultivar mu-cu-16 chromosome LG20, ASM280686v2, whole genome shotgun sequence genomic window carries:
- the LOC111782725 gene encoding potassium channel KAT1-like translates to MPCSSCTKHFFQRFFTDEFQTNGGLQSTFLSPDLLPSLGATINQSTKLRKHIISPFNPRYRAWEMWLVALVIYSAWICPFEFAFLPYKQNALFIIDHFVNAFFAVDIVLTFFVAYLDSQSYLLVDHPKKIAVRYLSTWFIFDVCSTAPLQSISFLFTNQSGEVGFKLLNMLRLWRLRRVSSLFARLEKDIRFNYFWTRCTKLISVTLFAVHCAGCFNFLIADKYPDPKRTWIGAVDPNFKEDSLWNLYITAIYWSITTLTTTGYGDLHAENPREMLFAIFYMLFNLGLTSYLIGNMTNLVVHWTSRTRNFRDSVRAAMEFASRNQLPNPIQDQMLSHICLKFRTEGLKQQDTLNDLPKAIRVSIAHYLFYPIVQKAYLFEGVSHDFLFQLVSDVEAEYFPPKEDVILQSEAQTDLYILVSGSVDLISKIDGHDQVIGRATGGDTFGEFGVLCQKPQPLTVRTTNLSQILRIKRASLLYIIQSNTDDGNIIMNNFFMKMKEYERIMGDVWCDGGLKKLGDEDENLGSLDEHRIEFDEQLEGGENDINLSHNNKLPARDGGFRSDFISSSVENLPTSSYSNVSRQIKKRVTVFIQPRDRSTVESRYGKLMLLPNSIEELCKVAGEKFGREMPTKVMNADNSEIDDINVIRDGDHLFLLYNNDIEKCGLK, encoded by the exons ATGCCATGTTCTTCCTGTACAAAGCACTTCTTCCAGCGCTTCTTCACCGACGAGTTCCAAACCAACGGCGGTCTTCAAAGCACTTTCTTGTCCCCTGACTTGTTGCCATCTCTCGGCGCCACAATCAACCAATCCACCAAGCTTCGTAAACACATCATTTCCCCTTTCAACCCTCGTTATC GAGCATGGGAGATGTGGCTGGTGGCTCTAGTCATTTACTCTGCTTGGATTTGTCCTTTCGAATTCGCATTCCTTCCCTACAAACAAAATGCTCTGTTCATCATAGATCACTTCGTCAATGCCTTCTTCGCCGTCGATATCGTTTTGACTTTCTTCGTCGCCTATCTTGACTCTCAATCTTATCTTCTCGTTGACCACCCCAAGAAAATTGCAGTCAG gtATTTATCGACTTGGTTTATTTTCGACGTTTGTTCGACGGCGCCATTGCAGTCGATTAGTTTCTTGTTCACCAATCAAAGTGGGGAAGTTGGGTTTAAGCTTCTGAATATGCTCCGGCTATGGCGGCTCCGACGGGTCAGCTCTCTCTTTGCAAG GCTTGAAAAGGACATCAGGTTCAATTATTTCTGGACCCGTTGCACAAAGTTGATTTCT GTAACGTTATTTGCAGTACATTGTGCTGGGTGCTTCAATTTCTTAATAGCCGACAAATATCCGGACCCAAAACGAACATGGATTGGTGCAGTGGATCCAAATTTCAAGGAAGATAGCCTATGGAACCTTTATATTACTGCAATTTACTGGTCCATTACCACCTTAACCACCACTGGCTATGGCGATCTCCATGCAGAGAACCCCAGAGAAATGCTTTTTGCCATCTTTTACATGCTCTTCAACTTAGGCTTGACTTCTTATCTCATCGGCAACATGACGAATCTCGTCGTCCATTGGACGAGTCGCACTCGAAACTTC AGGGATTCGGTACGAGCTGCCATGGAGTTCGCGTCGAGAAATCAGCTACCGAACCCCATACAAGACCAGATGCTGTCTCATATATGTCTCAAATTTAGAACCGAAGGGCTGAAGCAGCAAGACACATTGAATGACCTTCCAAAGGCCATTAGAGTCTCCATAGCTCACTATCTCTTTTATCCCATTGTTCAGAAGGCCTACCTCTTTGAAGGAGTTTCTCATGACTTCCTTTTCCAATTG GTCTCAGATGTGGAGGCTGAGTATTTCCCACCAAAGGAAGATGTAATACTCCAAAGTGAAGCTCAAACGGATCTCTATATATTGGTTTCAGGCAGTGTG gATTTAATATCCAAAATTGATGGGCATGATCAA gttATTGGAAGAGCAACAGGTGGAGATACATTCGGAGAATTTGGAGTTTTATGTCAAAAGCCGCAGCCTTTGACAGTCAGAACAACAAATCTTTCGCAAATTTTAAGGATCAAGAGAGCTTCTTTGTTGTATATTATTCAATCAAACACAGATGATGGGAATATTATCATGAACAATTTTTTCatg AAAATGAAGGAATATGAGAGAATAATGGGGGATGTTTGGTGTGATGGTGGGCTAAAGAAGCTTGGAGATGAGGATGAAAATTTGGGAAGCTTAGATGAACATAGAATTGAGTTTGATGAACAGCTTGAAGGAGGTGAAAACGACATTAATTTGTCTCATAACAACAAGTTACCAGCAAGAGATGGAGGTTTTCGGTCGGATTTTATTAGTTCCTCGGTAGAAAACTTGCCCACGAGCTCTTACTCGAATGTCTCAAGACAAATCAAGAAAAGGGTTACTGTATTTATACAGCCTCGAGATAGAAGCACGGTTGAAAGTCGATATGGAAAGTTAATGCTTCTCCCGAATTCGATCGAAGAGCTCTGTAAAGTTGCTG GTGAGAAGTTTGGAAGGGAAATGCCCACAAAAGTGATGAATGCAGATAATTCAGAAATTGATGATATAAATGTGATTCGTGACGGTGAccatttgtttcttctttataaTAATGATATCGAAAAATGTGGTCTCAAATGA
- the LOC111782482 gene encoding 60S ribosomal protein L18a-like: protein MVTFRFHQYQVVGRALPSESDEHPKIYRMKLWATNEVRAKSKFWYFLRKLKKVKKSNGQVLAINEIFEKNPTKIKNYGIWLRYQSRTGYHNMYKEYRDTTLNGAVEQMYNEMASRHRVRHPCIQIIKTATVPAKLCKRESTKQFHDSKIKFPLVFKKVRPPTRRLKTTYKASKPNLFM, encoded by the exons ATGGTGACTTTTAGG TTCCACCAATACCAGGTTGTGGGCAGGGCTCTTCCTTCTGAATCAGATGAACATCCGAAGATTTACCGAATGAAGCTATGGGCCACGAATGAGGTCCGAGCTAAATCCAAGTTCTG GTACTTTTTGAGGAAGTTGAAGAAGGTCAAGAAGAGTAATGGACAAGTTCTTGCTATTAATGAG ATCTTTGAGAAGAATCCTACCAAAATCAAGAACTATGGTATCTGGTTGCGCTACCAAAGCCGAACTGGGTATCACAACATGTACAAGGAATATCGCGACACCACTCTCAACGGCGCCGTGGAACAAATGTACAACGAGATGGCTTCTCGACACAGGGTCAGACATCCATGCATCCAAATCATCAAGACTGCCACTGTTCCTGCTAAGCTGTGCAAGAGGGAAAGCACCAAACAATTCCATGACTCCAAGATCAAATTCCCTCTGGTGTTCAAGAAGGTTAGACCCCCAACCAGGAGGCTGAAGACCACATACAAGGCCTCAAAACCCAATCTATTCATGTAA